ATCTATAAAGCCTTTACAGATCATCGGGAGGTGCCGGATACGGAGTTCAGTGAAGAGATCGCGCCCCTCCTCCCTATGCTCCCCTTGCATGAATACCAGGAAAAGGGCGTTCAGAAAGTGACGATTCGAATTGAGAGCGCAGAGGCCCGCTTCCGCCTCGACAAACTGCTGTCCGAACAGATAGAAGGTTGGAGCCGCAGCCAGATTGTCCGCAAGATCAAGGACGGGCATATTCGCCTGAATGAGCAGGAGACGAAGCCAAGCGCTGTCTTGAGTGCAGCGGATATTATTCAGATTTTGATTAGGTAACAGTATGTATGGAAAAAGTCGCAGACGGAATCTGCGGCTTTTCTTTTATTTCTTCAATACGACCGCTTTTCTCGGCTCGTCCCACTCCACTTGCAGTCCTAGTAAGGCAGCAAGCTCTCTTGTTTTCGCAAAAGCAGTTCCCTGGTCGTTTACATAGGAGACTTCCTGTCCGTTCACGGTCACTTTTTGCGTGGAAGGCTCCCATTCCACTGCTCCACCCACTGCCTCCGCAATCATTCGGATGGGTACATAGGAAACATCATCGATTAGTTTTCCTGTGGAGGTAAGTTTCAGTTCAACTGCGCACTTATCCACATCAGGCTGTGGTTTTTGTGGATAAGCTGTGAGAAACCTGTGGACATCCTGTTGAAACTTTGCCCATGCGTCCTTCGCTGGCATTCCCGTATAGGTTTGCGCGGTCGTATTGACGACAAAAAAGGCCGGGCAGTTTTTCCCCGTAATGTCGTAATGACGCCACAGGTGCTCGACTCCCCAGCCATGTCGCTTCAAGATATCCGCGGTCAGTGCCACTGTTTGCTCGTACATTTTCGCAAAGCTTCCATCTGCATTGACGCACATTTCAATCCCAATCGTGCAGTTGTTCGGGTAGTTGCTCAATTTGGTCAAGGCGGCCTGTGAATAAGTCTGCGCCCCGACGTGGTAGCCCATCTCGTCCTCGGGTAGACAGCGAATGATTTGCTTGTCGTCCACGATGTAATGAGCACTAGCTACTGTCGTTGGTTTGTTGAAGTAGTTTCGGTTTGCCACGGCATTTGCGCCGCTGCGTTCGTTGGCCGTCCAGTGGATGACGACTCCTTTTGGGACGATCTTCTTTTTGGGGCGGGAATTTACGTTGGTCAAAAGCATCTCGGTGATATTCATCGTTTACTAGGACTCCTTTCGTTTGGCACGCTCTGCCTTTGCCTTAATTTCGGCGCTGACTAATCTCTCGATGGATTTGGGCATTGGCCAGCCTGCGCGGTGGGCATTGGCGGTCAGGCTTGTCCAGGTGTGGTAGATGAGGCCGAAGGTGACGCCGTAGAACAAGAAGCCCGGGGTGCCCATGACGCGGTCCAGGAGATTGGCTACGGCTGGTAGGGCCATGAGGAATAAGGTGCGGGGGATTCGGGACAGGCCGTAGTCGGAGGAGTAGGATTGGTCTTTTTTGGCGGCGGAGATGCCTGTGATCCAGTCGAGGACGATCATGAAGAAGAGGACGATGAGGATGTCTTGGCGGTTGGTGCCGTATAGATAGTGAAAGGCGGGCGACACGATTGCACCTGCTGTGGTCGCCCAGGCGTTTGCTGGGGTTGCGATGCTT
This genomic stretch from Brevibacillus brevis harbors:
- a CDS encoding N-acetylmuramoyl-L-alanine amidase, with amino-acid sequence MNITEMLLTNVNSRPKKKIVPKGVVIHWTANERSGANAVANRNYFNKPTTVASAHYIVDDKQIIRCLPEDEMGYHVGAQTYSQAALTKLSNYPNNCTIGIEMCVNADGSFAKMYEQTVALTADILKRHGWGVEHLWRHYDITGKNCPAFFVVNTTAQTYTGMPAKDAWAKFQQDVHRFLTAYPQKPQPDVDKCAVELKLTSTGKLIDDVSYVPIRMIAEAVGGAVEWEPSTQKVTVNGQEVSYVNDQGTAFAKTRELAALLGLQVEWDEPRKAVVLKK
- a CDS encoding S4 domain-containing protein, whose protein sequence is MHTIEHTWVLRENHENQPVRRYCSNCGRTVLFFDTNIRRHNANGKNIYRFAIYKCEKNHTWNEKLAIYKAFTDHREVPDTEFSEEIAPLLPMLPLHEYQEKGVQKVTIRIESAEARFRLDKLLSEQIEGWSRSQIVRKIKDGHIRLNEQETKPSAVLSAADIIQILIR
- a CDS encoding phage holin family protein; this translates as MKPLHSLESIATPANAWATTAGAIVSPAFHYLYGTNRQDILIVLFFMIVLDWITGISAAKKDQSYSSDYGLSRIPRTLFLMALPAVANLLDRVMGTPGFLFYGVTFGLIYHTWTSLTANAHRAGWPMPKSIERLVSAEIKAKAERAKRKES